The Yersinia entomophaga nucleotide sequence GCCAAGTAGCGAGATTAATGCTAAAACGCGGAGATATCCATGAGTAGTAAAGAACAGAAAACGCCTAACGAGCAAGTCTCGGAAGAAATGGAACAAGCAGTCGAGCAGCAAGCGGGAGCCGCACAAGAGACTAGTGACGGTGTTGATCCGCGGGTTGCAGAGCTGGAAACCCAATTGGCTGACGCCTTGCAGCGTGAGCGCGAAAGCCTGTTACGCGCGAAAGCTGAAGTTGAGAATATCCGTCGCCGTACCGAATTGGATATTGAAAAAGCGCATAAATTTGCGTTAGAGAAATTTTCATCATCCTTACTCCCGGTGATTGATAATCTGGAACGTGCTCTGGAATCAGCAGATCGCTCCAATACCGAATTGACATCAATGATCGAAGGTATCGAATTGACGCTGAAATCCTTACTGGATGCAGTGGGCAAATACGGTATCGAAGTTGTGGGTGAAACCAATGTGCCTTTCAACCCGGAAGTTCATCAGGCGATGACTATGCTTGAGTCTGCCGATCATGAGCCGAACCAAGTGATGATGGTGATGCAAAAGGGTTATACGCTGAATGGCCGTCTGTTGCGCCCGGCGATGGTTGCGGTTTCCAAAGCGAAAGCTTAAGGCTACCCAATCAAGCAAAAGGCACCTTAACGGTGCCTTTTTTACGAGTTCAATCAGGTAGTTGGAAATTTAGGTTGCCAGTCGATAGGCGCTAAATTCTGTTTTATCAATAGTTGATTGGCCTGTGAGAAGTGTTTACAGCCAAAAAAGCCGCGATGGGCGGAGAGTGGGGAAGGATGCGGGGCTTTCAAAATATGATGGCGCTGCGGGTCGATAATTTGCCCTTTTTTCTGCGCGTGAGCCCCCCAAAGTAAAAATACAATTCCTTCCCGATGCTGGTTTAATGCGGCAATCACCCGATCTGTAAAAGTTTCCCAGCCAAAATTGGCGTGTGAATGCGCTTTGCCACCTTCGACGGTGAGAACGGT carries:
- the grpE gene encoding nucleotide exchange factor GrpE, with amino-acid sequence MSSKEQKTPNEQVSEEMEQAVEQQAGAAQETSDGVDPRVAELETQLADALQRERESLLRAKAEVENIRRRTELDIEKAHKFALEKFSSSLLPVIDNLERALESADRSNTELTSMIEGIELTLKSLLDAVGKYGIEVVGETNVPFNPEVHQAMTMLESADHEPNQVMMVMQKGYTLNGRLLRPAMVAVSKAKA